A genomic stretch from Chitinophaga agri includes:
- a CDS encoding GlsB/YeaQ/YmgE family stress response membrane protein, with protein sequence MIWTIIIGGIAGWLAGKLMRGEGFGIIVDIIVGIVGGWLGGWLFGQLGIHIGSGLAGSLIVALVGAIILIWLIRLVKR encoded by the coding sequence ATGATTTGGACTATTATTATCGGAGGCATTGCCGGCTGGCTGGCGGGGAAACTGATGCGTGGTGAGGGGTTTGGAATAATCGTGGATATCATTGTCGGCATAGTTGGCGGCTGGCTGGGTGGGTGGCTTTTCGGCCAACTTGGCATCCATATAGGTAGCGGCCTTGCAGGCTCACTGATCGTGGCGCTGGTAGGAGCTATAATATTAATCTGGCTTATCCGGCTTGTGAAACGATAA
- a CDS encoding SusC/RagA family TonB-linked outer membrane protein produces MKNYFFGSASRLAGGWLLVVLQLIASYTYAQTVTGTVADEKGARLPGVSITVKGRSQGTTSDSSGNYRIPASANAILIFTSLGFKTTEVRVTDQRIINVSMLIDNQNLGEVIVTALGIKKQARSLGYAATSVKPEEISVNRSSNVMNALQGKVAGLNISSLGTGPGGTSKIRIRGQSSISGQNNPLIVINGVPVDNTNFNDNITGVKGGGVFADGGDGLSSINPDDIENMTILKGAPASALYGSRAKDGVIMITTKTKGKTRGIGVTYNLNYTNDTPLDFTDYQQEYGQGENGVRPSVPNPTSGQWSFGEKFAPGLTQILFNNLTLPYEPQGSRIREFYRHGQNVANTVAFESSSDKGGLRLSLNNTDNRGIMPNNTFNRKSMNMGFSYDLSEQFMISGNVNYSRENNRNPPNIANQDNSIPTTLMAMSTSMPLQVLDDNKYNAAGDEYNWSRFTNRTNPYWVMAEQFHNIKRDRIYGNVTLRYRLRPWLSVQGRFGQDYWSRDEDVNNFPTGQASRAAAPPGFVNGLYTQESRRFRETNLDYLINANKKFGAVEINVNAGGNRMRKRSDVNNVVVTDFITRGIYAVQNGRSKDPVYTLIEQGVNSLYGSAEINYQQTFYLTGTIRNDWFSTLSPENRSILYPSISGSYIFSEHLPHAGWLNFGKLRLGYAEVGSDGDVAPYSNQLFYTPNANFINNPNGQAVPVGTSAISNNVTGTTLPNAGLKPSRIAEVEAGLEMRLFDSRVNIDLAAYRKITSDQIVLVQISDASGYLNRPINSGKSRNQGFEVMLNLVPVRGTHWNWEFTANTSYNITKVLSIITEKPGERITTGTHVFNGETRHVVGQEIGQIAGYGYAYNDKGQQIFQSNGLPQRTADFLLFGSALPKWVGGFLNTVSYKGFRLSVFVDYKLGNKMLSGTNFNAVRHGLHKRTLEGREGGVTGDGVDAAGNPNKAVAAAQTYWEHLRSQQIVASVVYNGGYWKVRQVSLGYDLTKHIPARWPIKGLKLDLVGNNVLLLKKWVDNIDPETFGFGSDNQMGLESPGLPTTRSLGLNLNVKL; encoded by the coding sequence ATGAAAAATTACTTCTTTGGCAGTGCATCCCGCCTTGCTGGTGGCTGGTTGCTTGTTGTCTTACAGCTGATAGCGTCTTATACCTATGCGCAAACCGTGACAGGAACGGTGGCTGATGAAAAGGGTGCAAGACTCCCCGGCGTTTCTATCACCGTAAAGGGCCGTTCCCAGGGAACCACGTCCGATAGCTCGGGCAACTATCGTATTCCCGCTTCCGCCAATGCCATCCTTATATTCACCTCACTGGGTTTTAAAACAACAGAAGTGAGGGTTACGGACCAGCGAATAATAAATGTATCAATGCTGATCGATAACCAGAACCTGGGTGAAGTGATCGTCACTGCCCTTGGTATTAAGAAACAGGCCCGTAGCCTGGGATATGCCGCCACCAGTGTCAAACCCGAGGAAATTAGTGTGAACCGCAGCAGCAATGTAATGAATGCCCTGCAGGGGAAGGTGGCAGGACTGAACATCTCTTCGCTGGGTACAGGGCCAGGGGGCACCTCCAAGATACGCATCCGTGGTCAGTCGTCTATTTCGGGGCAAAATAATCCGCTGATCGTCATTAACGGCGTGCCGGTTGACAATACCAATTTCAACGATAATATCACAGGCGTAAAAGGAGGAGGCGTGTTCGCTGACGGGGGAGATGGCTTGTCGAGTATTAATCCTGATGATATCGAGAACATGACGATATTAAAAGGTGCACCAGCATCTGCTCTTTATGGCTCCCGTGCAAAGGATGGGGTGATCATGATCACTACGAAGACAAAGGGGAAAACCAGGGGGATCGGTGTCACCTATAATCTTAACTATACCAATGACACCCCGCTCGACTTTACTGATTACCAGCAGGAATATGGTCAGGGTGAAAATGGCGTTCGTCCGTCAGTGCCGAATCCAACTTCCGGGCAATGGTCATTCGGTGAGAAATTTGCACCGGGACTGACACAGATCCTTTTTAATAACCTGACGCTACCCTACGAACCACAAGGTAGCCGCATCCGGGAGTTTTATCGTCATGGTCAGAATGTTGCGAACACGGTTGCTTTTGAGAGTAGCAGTGATAAAGGAGGTTTGCGGTTGTCGCTTAATAATACCGATAATCGCGGGATCATGCCCAATAATACATTTAACCGCAAATCAATGAATATGGGGTTTAGCTATGACCTGTCGGAGCAATTTATGATATCAGGAAACGTAAATTATTCCCGGGAGAATAACAGGAATCCACCCAATATAGCGAATCAGGATAATTCCATTCCCACCACCCTGATGGCCATGTCGACATCCATGCCATTGCAGGTGCTGGATGACAATAAGTATAATGCAGCTGGCGACGAATATAACTGGTCCAGGTTCACCAACCGCACCAATCCCTACTGGGTGATGGCAGAACAGTTTCATAACATAAAACGGGACCGTATTTATGGTAATGTGACCCTGAGATATCGCTTGCGGCCATGGCTCAGCGTACAGGGGCGGTTTGGTCAGGACTACTGGTCCAGGGATGAGGACGTCAACAATTTTCCTACGGGACAGGCCTCCCGGGCTGCAGCGCCTCCAGGATTTGTGAATGGTTTATATACACAGGAATCGCGTCGCTTTCGGGAAACGAACCTTGACTACCTGATCAATGCGAATAAAAAATTCGGCGCAGTAGAAATTAATGTTAATGCGGGAGGTAACCGCATGCGTAAACGAAGCGACGTCAATAATGTGGTGGTAACAGATTTTATCACCAGGGGAATATATGCAGTACAGAACGGACGTTCCAAAGATCCGGTGTATACGCTGATAGAACAGGGTGTAAACTCCTTGTATGGTTCTGCTGAAATAAACTATCAGCAAACGTTCTACCTGACCGGTACAATACGGAATGACTGGTTCTCCACCCTGTCGCCTGAAAATAGAAGTATTTTGTATCCTTCCATCTCTGGTAGCTATATTTTCTCCGAACATCTGCCCCATGCCGGTTGGCTGAATTTTGGTAAGCTACGCCTGGGTTATGCGGAAGTGGGAAGTGATGGAGATGTGGCGCCATATTCTAATCAGTTGTTCTATACACCTAATGCCAATTTCATTAATAACCCCAATGGGCAGGCGGTGCCTGTTGGCACGAGCGCTATCAGTAACAATGTTACCGGTACGACGTTACCCAACGCAGGATTAAAACCCAGTAGGATAGCTGAAGTGGAGGCCGGCCTGGAAATGCGGTTATTTGATAGCCGTGTAAATATTGATCTGGCAGCCTACCGGAAAATTACCAGCGACCAGATAGTGCTGGTACAAATTTCAGATGCATCCGGTTACCTGAACAGACCGATCAACAGCGGTAAAAGCCGTAATCAGGGCTTTGAAGTGATGCTGAACCTGGTGCCGGTGCGGGGTACTCACTGGAACTGGGAGTTCACCGCAAACACCTCCTATAACATTACGAAAGTACTTAGTATCATCACAGAGAAACCCGGAGAGCGCATCACTACAGGCACGCACGTGTTCAATGGAGAGACCCGGCATGTTGTGGGGCAGGAAATCGGACAGATTGCCGGTTACGGATATGCATATAATGATAAAGGACAGCAAATATTTCAGTCGAACGGTTTGCCGCAGCGGACAGCTGACTTCCTGTTATTTGGCAGTGCGTTGCCCAAATGGGTAGGAGGCTTTTTAAACACCGTCAGCTATAAAGGTTTCAGGTTGAGTGTTTTTGTTGATTATAAACTTGGTAACAAAATGCTGTCCGGTACTAACTTCAACGCAGTAAGACACGGACTGCATAAGAGAACGCTGGAGGGCCGTGAAGGCGGTGTAACAGGTGATGGAGTAGATGCAGCGGGCAATCCGAATAAGGCCGTGGCAGCAGCGCAAACGTATTGGGAACATCTTCGTTCACAACAGATCGTGGCATCTGTTGTATACAACGGCGGGTACTGGAAGGTACGCCAGGTATCGTTGGGTTATGACCTTACAAAGCATATTCCGGCCAGATGGCCGATAAAAGGTCTGAAGCTTGATCTTGTCGGCAACAATGTATTGCTGCTGAAGAAGTGGGTTGATAACATTGACCCGGAGACATTTGGCTTTGGGTCTGATAACCAGATGGGACTTGAATCGCCCGGACTACCCACCACCCGCAGTCTTGGATTGAATCTGAATGTAAAACTTTAA
- a CDS encoding gluconokinase has product MNCIITVELGTYGVKVFVYSLDGQVIGSMKGHYPTFHTQPDYSEQDPEQIFITTLYVLKNVLNEYIHPKKHTVASICFCGSMHSVLAVDIKGNPLGNAITWADNRAKKEAQQLRDSPLGKKLYGETGTPIHPMSPLVKIAWLRDHDRERFASTSKFLSIKSYIIHQLTGEYMIDYSIASATGLLNIHTVNWEDDALQYAGITADKLAVVAPISSTAGNLKKAYQQSLRLPADTKILIGSSDGCLATLGDGIIKGEGKASITIEDSGAVRVMGTSVLQDEQMRFFNYLLADNYYISGGPTNNGGNIFEWFTRQFGDFIHQFDMEDSMGQLLEDATNVPTGSDGLLFMPYLLGERAPIWNANAKGAYFGINIKHERKHFIRATIEGILYEIYSIGKTLEEQRPITSLSVNGSFGTIPFCSQLIADIFNKPVQVRPQLHSVSFGAYILSATEMGVYQSLDDTAVKPAEPLHVFTPNEQHHQIYADYFRIFERLSDKLADEFEAISNLQQKYAHSDKSLTHDKP; this is encoded by the coding sequence ATGAATTGTATTATAACAGTTGAATTAGGGACCTACGGAGTAAAGGTATTTGTATATAGCCTTGATGGCCAGGTGATCGGATCCATGAAGGGGCACTATCCAACATTCCATACGCAACCTGACTATAGCGAGCAAGACCCTGAGCAGATCTTCATCACAACCTTATACGTATTGAAGAACGTGTTAAATGAATACATACATCCGAAAAAACATACAGTAGCCAGCATCTGTTTCTGCGGCTCTATGCACAGCGTACTTGCCGTTGATATAAAAGGGAACCCACTTGGTAATGCGATCACCTGGGCAGATAACCGCGCCAAGAAAGAAGCCCAGCAACTGCGTGACTCTCCGTTGGGAAAGAAGCTATATGGAGAAACAGGTACCCCTATCCATCCCATGTCTCCACTGGTGAAAATTGCATGGTTGAGGGACCATGACAGGGAACGCTTCGCCAGCACAAGCAAATTCCTTTCTATAAAAAGCTATATCATTCATCAACTCACAGGGGAGTATATGATAGATTATAGCATCGCTTCCGCCACCGGGTTGCTGAACATTCATACTGTCAACTGGGAAGACGACGCATTACAGTATGCCGGTATTACGGCTGATAAATTAGCCGTAGTAGCACCCATATCGTCAACAGCCGGTAACTTAAAAAAAGCATATCAGCAGTCATTACGACTCCCGGCAGATACAAAGATCCTCATTGGTTCCAGTGACGGATGCCTGGCCACCTTGGGGGACGGCATCATAAAAGGAGAAGGAAAGGCCAGTATCACCATTGAAGACAGCGGCGCAGTACGGGTGATGGGAACCAGTGTGTTACAAGATGAACAGATGCGGTTCTTCAATTATCTGCTGGCGGATAACTACTACATATCGGGAGGACCTACCAATAACGGTGGAAACATCTTCGAATGGTTCACCCGCCAGTTCGGTGATTTCATTCATCAGTTCGATATGGAAGATAGTATGGGGCAACTGCTGGAAGATGCGACTAATGTACCAACAGGATCAGATGGGCTGTTGTTTATGCCCTATCTGCTCGGTGAACGCGCGCCGATCTGGAATGCCAATGCGAAAGGTGCTTACTTCGGAATTAACATCAAACATGAGCGAAAACATTTCATACGTGCCACGATAGAAGGCATCCTGTATGAAATTTACAGTATCGGCAAGACCCTGGAAGAACAACGTCCGATCACCAGCCTTTCCGTAAATGGAAGTTTTGGTACCATTCCCTTCTGCAGTCAGCTGATTGCTGACATCTTCAATAAACCAGTACAGGTAAGACCACAACTACACAGTGTAAGCTTCGGCGCCTATATACTAAGTGCTACCGAAATGGGCGTATACCAGTCCCTGGACGATACCGCTGTAAAACCGGCCGAACCGCTTCACGTATTTACACCTAATGAACAACATCACCAGATATATGCTGATTACTTCCGCATATTTGAACGTTTAAGTGACAAACTCGCTGACGAATTCGAAGCGATCAGTAATCTGCAACAAAAATATGCTCATTCAGATAAATCACTTACACATGACAAACCCTAA
- a CDS encoding IlvD/Edd family dehydratase: protein MSTERKLRSSDWFGKQDKMSFVHRSWFRNQGYPDDYFMNRPIIGICNTWSELTPCNGHLREIAEVVKRGVLEAGGVPFEFPVTSLGETVMRPTTMLFRNLTSMDVEETIRANPIDGVVLLTGCDKTTPSTIMGACSVDLPTIVIPGGAMLNGHFRGECIGSGTFNWMIKEKQGLENYTMQDIQEVETGVARSQGHCMTMGTASTMACMSEALGLTLPGAAAIPAVDARKKLLAQLSGRRIVEMVKEDLKLSRILTRNAFENAIVINAAIGGSTNFIIHLLAIAGRIGVPLSLDDFDTTGSRIPLLVNLKPSGKFLMEDFYYAGGLPVVIREMQPYLKPDVITVNGKSLCDNCTVSPCYNTEVIATLQAPLQSEAGVAVLRGNLCQQGAVIKPAAASAHLLKHRGRAVVFECIEDYIAQIDDPELDIDEHCVIVLKGVGPVGYPGMPEVGNVDLPMKLLKKGVKDMVRISDGRMSGTAGGTVVLHISPESAVGGALAFVHNGDMIELDVAARRLHLDITEEELAARKAGWQPPLPMAIRGYVKFYIDHVQQAHLGADLDILRGGSGAEVVRDLH from the coding sequence ATGAGCACAGAGAGAAAACTAAGAAGCTCCGACTGGTTCGGCAAACAGGATAAAATGAGTTTTGTACACCGGTCATGGTTCCGTAACCAGGGCTATCCCGATGATTATTTCATGAACAGGCCAATCATCGGCATCTGTAATACCTGGAGCGAGCTGACACCCTGCAATGGTCATCTTCGTGAAATAGCTGAAGTGGTAAAGCGTGGCGTGCTGGAAGCCGGAGGCGTTCCATTCGAGTTTCCGGTTACATCGCTTGGTGAAACGGTTATGCGGCCCACTACGATGTTATTCCGTAACCTCACGAGTATGGACGTGGAGGAAACGATCCGCGCGAACCCCATTGATGGGGTAGTATTACTGACAGGTTGCGATAAAACAACCCCGAGCACAATTATGGGCGCCTGCAGTGTGGATCTGCCCACAATAGTGATACCAGGAGGCGCTATGCTTAATGGACATTTCCGGGGTGAATGCATTGGAAGTGGCACCTTCAACTGGATGATAAAGGAAAAGCAGGGACTGGAAAATTACACGATGCAGGACATCCAGGAAGTAGAAACGGGTGTGGCGAGAAGTCAGGGGCACTGCATGACGATGGGTACGGCGAGTACAATGGCGTGTATGTCAGAAGCACTTGGTCTGACATTACCTGGTGCTGCCGCTATTCCAGCTGTGGATGCACGTAAGAAACTGCTGGCCCAGTTGAGTGGTCGTCGTATTGTAGAAATGGTGAAGGAAGACCTGAAACTCTCCCGTATACTTACCCGGAATGCCTTTGAGAATGCTATTGTCATTAATGCTGCGATCGGAGGTTCGACAAATTTTATCATTCATTTACTGGCTATTGCCGGCCGGATCGGCGTTCCTCTTTCACTTGATGATTTCGATACAACCGGCAGCAGGATTCCCCTTTTGGTCAACCTGAAGCCCTCAGGGAAATTTCTGATGGAAGATTTTTATTATGCAGGAGGCCTGCCGGTTGTGATCCGGGAAATGCAACCCTATCTTAAACCAGATGTCATCACTGTTAACGGGAAAAGTCTTTGCGACAACTGCACTGTCTCACCCTGTTACAATACGGAAGTAATTGCCACGTTACAGGCCCCCCTGCAATCAGAAGCCGGTGTAGCCGTGCTGAGAGGTAACCTATGCCAGCAGGGGGCTGTTATCAAGCCTGCCGCAGCATCTGCTCATTTATTGAAACACCGTGGGCGGGCAGTCGTATTTGAATGTATAGAAGACTATATCGCGCAGATAGATGACCCGGAGTTAGATATTGATGAACATTGTGTAATAGTGCTGAAAGGCGTCGGTCCGGTGGGTTATCCGGGAATGCCTGAAGTCGGAAATGTGGATCTGCCAATGAAGCTGTTGAAGAAGGGAGTGAAGGATATGGTACGGATCTCTGATGGCCGCATGAGTGGCACCGCCGGCGGTACGGTAGTGCTGCATATATCTCCGGAATCGGCCGTTGGAGGTGCATTGGCTTTCGTTCATAATGGAGATATGATAGAGCTGGATGTAGCCGCCAGGAGACTGCATCTTGATATTACAGAAGAGGAACTTGCTGCCCGTAAGGCCGGCTGGCAGCCGCCCCTACCTATGGCCATCCGCGGATATGTTAAATTTTATATTGATCATGTGCAGCAGGCGCATCTCGGGGCGGATCTTGATATATTGCGAGGCGGATCAGGGGCAGAAGTGGTAAGGGACCTTCATTGA
- a CDS encoding DUF5694 domain-containing protein — MRYSFFLLLFFSISAIAQKVDVLLIGVSHNYANYPPQDFSGIHNTIRKFKPTAFFGEFLSKQDEQNIMNYWCKKENLMRLEILRKNRNIPEEALPQIIDSLKKSVINNPKDYRLKTDLAHAHYLNQDVANGHYQFWQVFNYLQKSPDVELENYVSKILSPQLDTVGRSMKRLKTSEYAFIAFPMMLELKIGELIAMDCQDYDLNWGASWEAFDAKFDVFKKDTSAVFSTELKAYMKAILKGFAKYDSIENTSKNVTEWLNTDEAAKISASGDFYLPEMYTMENFPKEEMLSKIHWWMMRNKAMCDNVVNQARALGVRKVVVIAGANHRKYMQDLFEKMPDVTVRNINEMK; from the coding sequence ATGAGGTATTCTTTTTTTCTTCTTCTTTTCTTTTCCATCAGCGCTATCGCTCAAAAGGTAGATGTCTTGCTCATCGGTGTTTCACACAACTACGCTAACTATCCACCGCAGGATTTTTCAGGTATCCACAATACAATCAGAAAATTCAAGCCAACAGCTTTTTTCGGCGAGTTTCTGAGCAAGCAGGACGAGCAGAATATTATGAATTACTGGTGCAAAAAAGAGAATTTAATGCGCCTGGAAATACTTAGGAAAAATAGAAATATACCGGAAGAAGCGTTGCCCCAAATAATAGACAGCTTAAAAAAATCAGTGATCAATAACCCGAAAGACTATCGGCTGAAAACTGACTTAGCCCATGCCCATTATCTAAATCAGGACGTTGCAAATGGCCATTATCAATTTTGGCAAGTGTTTAATTACCTTCAAAAATCGCCGGACGTTGAACTTGAAAACTATGTCTCTAAAATACTCAGCCCGCAATTAGATACCGTAGGAAGAAGTATGAAGAGATTAAAGACTTCGGAATATGCCTTTATTGCGTTTCCAATGATGCTGGAATTGAAAATAGGGGAATTAATTGCCATGGACTGCCAGGATTATGATCTGAACTGGGGCGCGTCCTGGGAAGCATTCGATGCAAAATTCGATGTGTTTAAAAAAGATACTTCAGCTGTGTTCAGTACTGAACTGAAAGCTTATATGAAAGCAATCCTTAAAGGTTTTGCAAAATACGATAGTATAGAAAATACTTCAAAAAATGTCACTGAATGGCTAAATACCGACGAAGCAGCTAAGATCTCCGCATCCGGAGATTTTTATTTGCCGGAAATGTATACCATGGAAAATTTCCCTAAAGAAGAAATGCTTTCGAAAATACACTGGTGGATGATGAGAAACAAAGCAATGTGCGATAATGTAGTTAATCAAGCCAGGGCCCTGGGGGTGAGAAAAGTCGTTGTTATTGCCGGAGCCAATCACAGAAAGTATATGCAGGATCTTTTCGAAAAAATGCCGGATGTAACCGTGCGAAATATAAATGAGATGAAATAA
- a CDS encoding SusD/RagB family nutrient-binding outer membrane lipoprotein, protein MKKCLLSIAILCCLISCDKGLSDLNVNETNSTSLDPVLLLNQAIINTSFPVKSLVFDVGIVQQMVSPNGGVLAGANFNQDSRDVTTQPLWTAYYQSVIKNTYDARMRSKDLVNRSNMYNMARIYQSYIFMILTDEYGDIPYLEGGAGLATGVLFPQYDRQQDIYPLLIQELTEAAAALNTTAVIETGDILYAGNIAKWKKFAYSLLLRAGMRLSKVDVTKAQSTVEAAFAGGVITVNADNAYIRHDANYTQPIGSTLNGGEAANFYLAKPFADRLKNTNDPRLSAIAVRYIGAASGAGQTAAAGTTDPVKQIGMPIGKDNGTVTAAATADGLTSFYEYSQVDRRRILKTFSPVFLVTAAQTNLLLAEARFRGWITSGTAAQYFADGISAHMDQMAVYDVNSAITATARDTYVAANPLTAGRELEEINTQYWIASFLNGPEAFANFRRSGFPNLAPNPYGQPGNPDVPEGTFIRRLTYPTSELSVNSENVNEAISRQGADKLSTRVWWDK, encoded by the coding sequence ATGAAAAAGTGCTTATTATCCATCGCTATATTGTGTTGTCTTATTTCCTGTGACAAGGGGTTGAGTGATCTGAACGTGAACGAAACGAATTCGACCTCCCTGGATCCGGTGCTGCTGCTCAACCAGGCCATTATTAATACATCATTTCCGGTGAAGTCATTAGTATTTGATGTAGGAATAGTACAGCAAATGGTATCACCCAATGGCGGCGTACTTGCCGGCGCCAATTTTAATCAGGACAGTCGCGATGTAACAACACAACCCTTATGGACAGCTTACTACCAAAGCGTAATAAAGAACACGTATGATGCCCGTATGCGGTCGAAGGATCTGGTGAACAGAAGCAACATGTATAATATGGCGCGCATTTACCAGTCATATATATTCATGATACTGACGGATGAATACGGAGATATTCCCTATCTGGAAGGTGGCGCCGGTTTAGCAACAGGCGTATTGTTTCCACAATACGATCGTCAGCAGGACATTTATCCGTTGCTGATACAGGAACTTACAGAAGCCGCTGCGGCACTTAATACGACGGCTGTTATTGAAACAGGCGATATCTTGTATGCCGGGAATATAGCCAAATGGAAGAAATTTGCCTATTCCCTGTTATTGCGGGCAGGTATGCGGCTGAGTAAGGTAGATGTTACCAAAGCGCAAAGCACAGTGGAGGCAGCCTTCGCAGGAGGTGTCATTACTGTTAATGCAGATAATGCCTATATAAGGCATGATGCGAATTATACGCAACCTATTGGCAGTACACTTAATGGTGGAGAAGCAGCCAATTTTTACCTCGCCAAACCATTTGCGGACCGGCTGAAGAATACCAATGATCCAAGGCTGTCAGCAATAGCCGTCAGGTATATCGGGGCCGCCAGTGGTGCAGGGCAGACAGCCGCCGCCGGAACTACGGATCCTGTGAAACAAATCGGGATGCCTATCGGCAAAGATAATGGCACGGTCACTGCCGCAGCGACAGCTGATGGCCTCACCAGTTTTTACGAGTATAGTCAGGTTGACCGGCGCAGAATACTTAAAACATTTTCCCCTGTATTTCTTGTAACAGCAGCACAAACGAACCTTTTGCTGGCAGAGGCCCGCTTCCGGGGCTGGATCACATCCGGCACTGCGGCGCAGTACTTTGCTGATGGCATTAGCGCCCATATGGATCAAATGGCCGTATATGATGTTAATTCAGCCATCACTGCCACTGCACGTGATACGTATGTGGCGGCCAATCCTCTTACGGCTGGCAGGGAGTTGGAGGAGATCAATACCCAATACTGGATCGCCTCCTTTCTGAATGGCCCCGAAGCATTTGCGAATTTCAGGAGAAGTGGTTTTCCTAACCTTGCTCCTAATCCATATGGCCAACCTGGCAATCCGGATGTACCTGAAGGCACTTTTATCAGGAGATTGACCTATCCAACCTCCGAGCTAAGTGTAAACAGTGAAAACGTAAACGAAGCCATATCCCGACAGGGCGCCGATAAGCTGAGCACAAGGGTCTGGTGGGATAAGTAA
- a CDS encoding AraC family transcriptional regulator: MNQFVLNHGRSPELALFPHILELGMKKNGSIQPNSFPATVAEGLRIYHILEGRFEWYINHQPHVFYPGDVALIMPDIPLSSDNSVLTIGSFIWIQLAVQKLDTGHILPDKWSRLSDSEAAAISKILFVNNLPALSRFNEVCSIIKCIYTELFEMQVAYQTRVNHHIDELLIQVSRKITRQTHSTRDFPQAFTNLEMALRQDLAHQWTVEEMAGLVGMGTTLFTEKVKNFTGFSPINYLINIRISEAIRLLKRADISVTDIALDIGFYSSQHFSTTFKKLTGYRPSEFRKNHLRNI; encoded by the coding sequence ATGAATCAATTTGTGCTAAACCACGGTAGATCTCCAGAGCTGGCGTTATTTCCGCATATCCTGGAGCTGGGCATGAAAAAGAATGGCTCCATTCAGCCCAACAGTTTTCCGGCCACTGTAGCAGAAGGATTACGCATATATCATATATTAGAAGGCAGGTTCGAATGGTACATTAACCATCAACCGCACGTGTTTTATCCCGGTGATGTAGCGCTGATAATGCCTGATATTCCACTCAGTTCCGACAATAGCGTACTGACCATCGGGTCCTTTATCTGGATACAACTCGCCGTACAGAAACTGGATACCGGTCATATACTACCAGATAAATGGAGCAGGTTATCTGACAGTGAAGCCGCTGCCATCAGCAAGATATTGTTTGTAAACAACCTCCCCGCACTGAGCCGGTTCAATGAAGTGTGCAGTATTATTAAATGTATTTACACAGAGCTATTTGAAATGCAGGTCGCTTATCAGACGCGTGTTAATCACCATATAGATGAACTGCTGATACAGGTTAGCCGTAAGATAACGCGGCAAACACATTCGACCCGCGACTTCCCCCAGGCGTTCACAAATCTGGAAATGGCGCTGCGGCAGGACCTCGCACATCAGTGGACTGTAGAGGAAATGGCCGGACTGGTAGGAATGGGTACCACTTTGTTTACCGAAAAGGTGAAAAATTTTACCGGGTTCTCGCCTATCAATTACCTGATCAATATCCGCATTTCCGAGGCGATCAGATTATTGAAACGGGCCGATATATCAGTGACGGATATCGCACTTGATATAGGGTTCTATTCCTCTCAGCATTTCTCTACCACCTTCAAAAAGCTAACAGGTTACCGGCCCAGTGAATTCAGAAAAAATCATTTGCGTAATATATAA